The genomic interval TTGGGGATTTGGGTAGCAGAGAGTTTTCTGACGGATGGTGACGTCTCGAAAGAGATAATAGAACAGCGTTCAAGTATGATTATGGAAAAAATTAAAATGGCGGCGAATGCGATTTCACTACCTGATTATGGGTGAGGAAGCTGTCATCCCGCATTTGATGCGGGATCTCCATCTATTTCTAACATAGTTTATGCGACTGCCGATATAAAAATTCTGTCGCGTGCACTAGCGTTGCTTGAGCCAGCATGAGGTCGTTGGATTTAGCATTTTTCATCGCAGCTGTTAATGGTTCATCTAGATCATTATATAACTCATAATCATTTACCTTCAGCGCCGCGAATTGCAAGCTTGCAATTAACCAAGCCGGATAATCATCAGCAGGAAGTGCTGCAAATACTTGTTCGAGTGAGCGTTCGCCGCGAACTTCATTCAATGTGGTTTTTGCATAAGCCTTATAACACGCATCATCATTCGCCAAAGCCGAAGCAAAAGCGCCCATGACAGTCGTCCACATTTTCTCAGTTAAGCTGGCATCAGCAGATAGATATTCCCCCGCAGTTGCCATGGCTGAAATAGCTTGAATATAAGAAGCTTCAGTACTCGCATCATAAGATGCCACGAGATACGCCCATGCCCACGCGCGCATCGCTGCATTGTCTTTTTGTTCATTGAGCGGCTCAAGTATTTTTCGCATCTCATCGCGATATTTTTCTAACACGCTATCATCTGCATCCATCATTTTTGCAGCAATTAATAATCGTCCTAACATCCACGCTTTTTCTGCATTATCAGGGGAGCAAGATATGGCCCCTTTAAACTTGGGAAGCATCAGTACGTATTGTTTAGCATCCCCAGCGAGTGCAGCAGCAAAAACAGGCATGCTAAGTGCATAAGCGCGTTTAGCAGCATATTCAGGGTTAAAATTAGACGTTGTATCTTGCTGAGCCTGAGCGTAAGCAGTTTGAATAAATGAGTGCATAGTCGAGTAACCTGTGTTTTTTTATATTACTAGGTGTTGCTAGCGCGGCAGCAGATATCAATAAAGAAATAAGGCCGACGCTGACAAATTGAATTTTTATCGGGGGGCATACTAACACAAACATTTGCTGACGCAATGTTCAGCAGATACCCCAGCCATCAATTAATAGGAAAAATCCTAAAAAAGGCTTGAACCAATGTGTGTAGTTTGTTAAGATTCCGCCCTCTGATGCGGGGTGGAGCAGTCCGGTAGCTCGTCGGGCTCATAACCCGAAGGTCGTAGGTTCAAATCCTGCCCCCGCTACCATTTTTTGAGAGGCCCATAGAGGTCTCTATTTTTGCAGATAAGAACAATGAGGATGGGCTATATGCCCATTTTTTATTACTAATTGATTAATATGACAGAAAAAAAGACAGATTTATTGGCCTTACTGCAAACAGCGAGCGAGACGGTGGCGCTTAGTCTTTGGGGACACGAGTTTGTCCAAGAAGATGGGCAAAGAATCTTGCGAGTTTATGTCGATAAGCCCGGTGGTGTTGATTTAGATGACTGTGCTCGTGCTAGTCGCCAAATGAGCCGCTTACTCGATGTAGAAGAAGCCTTGGAAGGGCGCTTTAATTTAGAAGTGTCTTCACCAGGTATTGAGCGACCTTTATTTAACGTAGCGCAATATACGCAGTTTCTTGGGGAAATGATTGCGATCAAAACCCAAGAGCCGTTAGATAAACGCCGACGATTTAAGGGTGTGTTGCGTACAGTGGACGAAACACAGGTAACGATGGACATTGATGGGCAATCGTTTACGATTCCTTTTGCGATGATTGATAAGGCGCATGCGGTAAGCACGTCCTGATATTAACAGAGAGAAGATCCGATGATTAACAAAGATATACTTGTTTTGGCAGAAACTCTATCTAACGAGAAAGGCTTAGAGAAACAGGTGGTTTTTGAAGCGCTAGAAGCCGCATTGGCTATGGCGTCTCGTAAAGCCAGCGATATTCCTAATATGGATGCGCGTGTTTCAATTGATCAAGAAACTGGGGATTACGAAACTTTCCGTATATGGACTGTGGTTAACGAAGAAGACTACGAGTTTATTGAGCGTCACTATACTTTAGAAGAAGCAAAAGAAGTTCAATCAGATTTAGATCTCGGCGATACTATCGAAGAGCCTATCGAATCTTGCAAGTTTGGTCGCATTGAAGCGCAAGCAGCAAAACAAGTGATTCTACAAGAAGTTCGCAAAGCGGTGCGCGCAAAAATGGTGAAAGACTATGAAGATCGCGTAGGTGAGTTAGTCAATGGTACGGTTAAACGTGTTACGCGCGAAGCTATCTATGTTGATTTGGGTGGTAATGCGGAAGCCGTGATTCGTCGCGAAGATATGTTGCCACGTGAAATTGTTCGCGTGAATGATCGCATTCGTGCTTATCTTTTTGAAGTGAATACAGAATCTCGCTCGCCACAGATTTTATTAAGTCGCACACACCCTGACATGTTAAAAGCCTTGTTTGAGGTGGAAGTGCCAGAAATCGGCGAAGGTGTTATTAGCGTGAAAGCGTGTGCACGTGATCCAGGTAATCGCGCGAAAGTTGCGGTAAAAACCAATGATGGTCGTATCGATCCAATTGGTGCTTGTGTTGGTATGCGTGGTGCACGTGTGCAGGCCGTATCAAGTGAGTTATCTGGTGAGCGCATCGATATTGTGCAGTGGGATAGTAATCCTGCGCAGTTTGTTATTAATATTTTGGCACCCGCAGAGGTCACATCGATTGTTGTTGATGAAGAAAAACATTCAATGGATGTTGCCGTAGCGGATGAACAACTTGCGCTAACGATTGGTCGCAATGGTCAAAACATTCGTTTGGCCGCAGAGTTAAGTGGTTGGACATTAAATGTAATGAATGCTGAAGATGCTCAAGCAAAATCTGAGTCTGAAGCAGAAAAAACAGTGGCTCAATTTGTTGAAGAGCTTGAAATTGAAGCTGACTTGGCCGCTTTATTGGTGCAAGAAGGCTTTATTTCAATAGAAGAAATTGCATATGTTGATGAAGCGGAATTGCTAAATTTAGAAGGCTTGGATGAAGAATCCGTTGCTGAATTACGTAACCGTGCTAAAGATGTGATGTTGACCAAAGCCTTAGTGAGTGATGCGGCAGAGCAACCGCAAGATGACTTATTAAATATGGATGGCATGACAGAAGAAATGGCGGAGAAATTGGCGAAACATAGTATTTTGTCAATGGAAGATTTGGCAGAGCAAGCTGTTGATGAATTATTAGAAATTGAAGAGCTGGGGCTAAATGAACAAAAAGCGGCGCAATTGATTATGACTGCGCGAGCACCTTGGTTTGAAGAAGAGGATTCCACAAAGTAATCATTTGCGGAAGGTCTTTTTAAGTTAATTGGATATATAAAGTATGGCTGTCAAAACAACAGTAGAACAACTCGCTAAATTGGTCGGCATGTCGGCTACGCGTTTGCTAAAACAAATGCAGGAAGCTGGCATTGATTTGAATAAAGCAGATCAAGAAGTGTCAAGTGCACAAAAAGCGCAGTTACTCAAGTATTTGCAAAGCGGTAAAAAACCTACGAAAACAGCGGCTGCGTCAGCCGAAGATCAAGCTGAAAAGAAACCCGTGGTAAAAAAACCAGTCTTACGTCGTCGTGAAGAAGTTAGCCAGATGAAAACGGGTGACAGCGGACGTAAAACCGTGACGGTTAAAGTACGTAAGCGGACAATCATCAAACCTGTAGAAGAAGAGGTCCCCGTTGAAGAACCAGCACCAGTTCAGGAAGCGCCAGAGACACCAGTAGAAGCAGAAGCAACAACAACAGTAAAAACAGATAAGCCTGCGGACAAACCTGCAGGCAACAAGCCAAGTGCCGAACCAAAGAAAACAAAGCCGAAAGCTGCAACACCTGCGAGTAAGCCAAAAATTGAAGAAGCACAGCGAAAAAAACCTAAGTCACGCTTAGCTGGCACAAGCAGCAAAGAAAAATATCGCTTAACGACAGCCGCTGCAATGAGCAATGCTGAACGCGAAGCCAGCGTAGCCGTTGCAGAAACACCCGCATCGCGTCGTCGCAAACGGGGCAAAGTGGACCTTGGTTCAACTGTCTTAACTGAGCATGCATTTGAAAGACCTACGGCGCCAGTAACGCATGAAGTTGTTGTGCCAGAATCTATTACTGTGGCCGAGCTTGCTGTGAAAATGTCAGTGAAAGCTGCCGCAGTCATCAAAGTCATGATGGGCATGGGCTCAATGGCGACGATTAATCAAGTGATTGATCAAGACACTGCAACACTGATTGTTGAAGAAATGGGGCACAAAGCTCGTCGTGTTAGTGACAATGCAGTGGAAGAATCTCTAGATGATCACCTCGATAATGCGGCAGAAAAAATATCGCGCCCACCGGTGGTTACGATTATGGGGCATGTCGATCACGGTAAAACTTCTTTATTAGATTACATTCGTCGTACCAAAGTCGCTTCAGGTGAAGCGGGTGGTATTACACAACATATTGGTGCGTATCACGTTGAAACAGAGCGTGGCACAATTACTTTCTTAGACACACCAGGTCACGAAGCGTTTACTGCGATGCGAGCACGGGGTGCGCAATGTACTGATATTGTGATTTTGATTGTGGCTGCCGATGATGGTGTGATGCCGCAAACAGTCGAAGCGGTGCAGCACGCGAAAGCAGCGGGTGTGCCGATGATTGTGGCTGTTAATAAAATCGATAAACCAGACGCTGATCCTGACCGTGTTAAAACTGAATTATCTCAACATGATGTTCTCCCAGAAGACTGGGGTGGTGACGTCATGTTCCAGCATGTTTCTGCTAAAACCGGTGACGGTGTAGATGACTTACTAGAAGCTATTTTGGTCTTGTCGGAGATGCAAGAATTTACTGCGGTGGCCAGTGGTTCCGCGAAAGGTATTATTATTGAGTCGCGTTTAGATAAAGGACGTGGTTCTGTTGCAACGATGTTGGTGCAACAAGGCACCTTGAGAAAAGGTGATATTGTTTTGGCGGGCCGTTATTATGGTCGTGTACGTGCTTTAGTCGGTGAGGCGGGCAAAGAAATATCTTCTGCTGGCCCATCTATTCCTGCTGAAATTCTTGGTTTGAATGGCACGCCTAATGCAGGTGACGATGTTTTTGTTGTTCCTACTGAGCGCAGGGCGCGTGAAGTAGCGATGTTCCGCGAAGGAAAATATCGTGACGTAAAACTTGCAAGGCAAGGGCCAACGACACTAGAAGATATCTTCTCTGTTGGCAAAGAAGACGTGAAAACGCTGAACTTAGTATTGAAAGCAGATGTGCAAGGTTCTGCTGAAGCGATTACAGAATCGCTCGCAAAATTAAATAATGATGAAGTAGCCGTGAACATTGTTTCAGTGGGTGTT from marine bacterium B5-7 carries:
- the rimP gene encoding ribosome maturation factor RimP → MTEKKTDLLALLQTASETVALSLWGHEFVQEDGQRILRVYVDKPGGVDLDDCARASRQMSRLLDVEEALEGRFNLEVSSPGIERPLFNVAQYTQFLGEMIAIKTQEPLDKRRRFKGVLRTVDETQVTMDIDGQSFTIPFAMIDKAHAVSTS
- the nusA gene encoding transcription termination/antitermination protein NusA; protein product: MINKDILVLAETLSNEKGLEKQVVFEALEAALAMASRKASDIPNMDARVSIDQETGDYETFRIWTVVNEEDYEFIERHYTLEEAKEVQSDLDLGDTIEEPIESCKFGRIEAQAAKQVILQEVRKAVRAKMVKDYEDRVGELVNGTVKRVTREAIYVDLGGNAEAVIRREDMLPREIVRVNDRIRAYLFEVNTESRSPQILLSRTHPDMLKALFEVEVPEIGEGVISVKACARDPGNRAKVAVKTNDGRIDPIGACVGMRGARVQAVSSELSGERIDIVQWDSNPAQFVINILAPAEVTSIVVDEEKHSMDVAVADEQLALTIGRNGQNIRLAAELSGWTLNVMNAEDAQAKSESEAEKTVAQFVEELEIEADLAALLVQEGFISIEEIAYVDEAELLNLEGLDEESVAELRNRAKDVMLTKALVSDAAEQPQDDLLNMDGMTEEMAEKLAKHSILSMEDLAEQAVDELLEIEELGLNEQKAAQLIMTARAPWFEEEDSTK